In one Trichosurus vulpecula isolate mTriVul1 chromosome 8, mTriVul1.pri, whole genome shotgun sequence genomic region, the following are encoded:
- the ZNF518A gene encoding zinc finger protein 518A: protein MPSEQKQFFCDEKPTTLEKDYDVEDIIVIDAVESEEPRILEDNFPYELKNVKVNLPKISIPDEALLTHEVDIYRQLFESKPQTARKSVGKEKVDESPLNSLEECNLWHRPNIGYEEEGMKMAAKILNFSCTKCRDNVRYSPNDLQKHFQLLHCGELPLYPCEMCSFSANDFQSFKQHRLIHRSTLVKCDICNDENVYTLLDLTKHFTVNHCVNGNFQCEKCKFSTKDVGTFVQHIHRHNEIHYKCSKCHHISFTKGEFQQHLFVHSTPFPFSCQYCNFSAAGKDQLLKHVIALHKDHLYAKDKLEKEKCEKRIVKTTSGLKLILRRYKIGTSRKTLWRQKKENNGNDSYVEKNTQVLKNINKIQVKSEEQSNIWEHLNEEKDEIIPIEKQSQKQDESESETRNLLPTSQCSRPEEGSSSGFGLLKNVIHGPTVLMMKNNKISVPANYSAKFMGFKMVDGKQHIVIKLLPTNKPNPSSPVLPPDITKDNTTDLQHHTAETTGLSKGATLHTSDLNNTICTNTSNPLSFSTPLFSGNATSEKEKAVLAQARSKSQTVGTEKSTPHLSTNSELTAAPLNLTTKVRISNNVGAWGSCVTQSHPQVLCATVKNPVNLESVEPKAQHSGMLNNSSINDLSYIPSSNQGSLPFHNYSKMDILDNSYSISVTAHENSENSSSSKTAIHQYNLRNDSVLSSVGRNTNPDFHQTSPSKICQTYFPLNTKDTFESLKNQCEVDTEILKTVQNIDTQNPHANINQDLENVAEKSDWEDVSSADSFAMPKITSVFSLQSEQASDFLSPEENQLLQDVLNEKSSVKKDSDMTPNKGIQFHDEPLLKNEGKNNITEYFKGSEGPCTLPISSNNVGIGVHTKDLSASNCTTYTELDCGKEKQVLSTPNDLGDFEKIPRIAGVGTLVKTHFDTITTQQLVKDKMQATPENSNGLGSFHVLSPPINSEPKKTILVQSSPKGFILPLHLASKSGLQLVSGRSLSSTNPPGIYMTQGVPSSLILNKKPGMILRLSNGVLGSVANITGESSQVFGGAAAKEHDKPPSVRAELKKASPTSIICPSTFDSRPEMTVNSENNVPFKGSYIIRNPAESSVNRISSQNILSGCQGTKSHTLGSVKQPNEAQQKQSLYALLPDGRQAVLLRCVTPNKSQIGPSDLLQSSVYDHQNHQPKKTGATQQKILLKIIKNPAFDNSQSANSPKSSLQLDTIQSHQTSIAKEKQPVSSSDALLLTDRLMPANATIATSTAIHPVPPQGTVCTTNHPETQLLRCQTDCSFGSGLSNRKSTRRQISKIKTHARHKVSEPMVTYKNRNFGPKWRGNFQEWPRKKVMLHRKSKRKTKPEGFRDTFDLYRPRFPKYRVRTLRLFPFSSTQLVKCPRRNQPVVVLNHPDADAPEVVNVMKTIAKFKGHVLKVSLSKRTIQALLEPAYCNISKAITDNFSAKRHKVLKPVKERFVLKLTLKKTSKNNYQIVKTTSDNTLKAKFNCWYCGRVFDNQDAWVGHGQRHLMEATRDWHMLE from the coding sequence ATGCCATCTGAACAGAAGCAATTTTTTTGTGATGAAAAACCAACTACTTTAGAAAAAGATTATGATGTGGAAGATATAATAGTTATTGATGCTGTAGAGTCAGAAGAACCAAGAATTTTAGAAGATAATTTTCCTTATGAACTGAAAAATGTGAAAGTTAATTTACCCAAGATAAGTATTCCAGATGAAGCCCTATTAACGCATGAAGTTGACATATATAGACAATTATTTGAGAGTAAACCACAAACTGCCAGAAAATCTGTTGGCAAAGAGAAAGTAGATGAAAGTCCTTTAAACTCTTTAGAGGAGTGTAATTTGTGGCATAGACCCAATATAGGATATgaagaagaaggaatgaaaatgGCTGCAAAAATACTTAATTTCAGTTGTACAAAATGTAGAGACAATGTTCGATATAGCCCGAATGATTTGCAGAAACATTTTCAGCTTTTGCACTGTGGAGAGCTACCTTTATATCCTTGTGAGATGTGCAGTTTTTCTGCAAATGACTTTCAGTCATTTAAACAACACAGACTTATTCATCGAAGCACTTTAGTAAAATGTGACATTTGTAATGATGAGAATGTGTATACTTTATTAGACttaacaaagcattttacagttaACCATTGTGTTAATGGTAATTTTCAATGTGAAAAGTGCAAGTTCTCTACCAAGGATGTTGGCACATTTGTTCAGCATATTCATAGACATAATGAGATTCACTATAAATGTAGTAAATGTCATCATATAAGTTTCACCAAAGGAGAGTTTCAGCAGCATCTCTTTGTTCACTCCACTCCTTTTCCCTTCAGTTGTCAATATTGTAACTTTAGTGCTGCCGGGAAGGACCAACTTCTAAAACATGTTATAGCTTTGCACAAAGATCATTTATATGCAAAAgataaactggaaaaggaaaaatgtgaaaaaaggaTAGTAAAGACTACATCCGGACTTAAGCTAATATTAAGACGATACAAAATAGGAACGTCAAGAAAAACACtttggagacagaagaaagagaacaatgGAAATGACAGCTATGTAGAAAAAAATACACAGGtgcttaaaaatattaataaaattcagGTTAAATCTGAAGAACAGAGTAATATATGGGAGCATTTGAATGAAGAAAAGGATGAAATCATACCTATTGAAAAGCAAAGTCAGAAGCAAGATGAGTCAGAATCAGAAACAAGAAACCTCTTACCTACCAGTCAGTGTAGTAGACCTGAAGAGGGATCAAGTTCTGGTTTTGGATTATTAAAGAATGTTATACATGGACCCACAGTGctgatgatgaaaaataataaaatatcagTTCCTGCCAACTACAGTGCTAAGTTTATGGGGTTCAAGATGGTAGATGGAAAACAACACATAGTTATAAAATTGTTGCCTACCAATAAACCGAATCCATCTTCTCCAGTTCTACCGCCAGATATAACAAAGGACAACACTACTGATTTGCAGCATCATACAGCTGAAACCACTGGATTATCTAAAGGTGCTACACTGCATACGTCTGATTTAAATAATACAATTTGCACTAACACATCTAATCCATTATCATTTTCTACTCCTCTGTTTTCAGGGAATGcaacatcagaaaaagaaaaagctgtcTTGGCTCAAGCTAGGAGTAAATCTCAGACAGTGGGTACTGAGAAAAGTACACCTCACTTATCAACAAATTCAGAATTGACTGCAGCTCCTTTGAATTTGACCACTAAAGTTAGAATAAGTAATAATGTTGGAGCGTGGGGAAGTTGTGTTACTCAAAGTCATCCTCAGGTATTGTGTGCCACAGTTAAAAACCCAGTTAACTTGGAATCTGTTGAACCAAAAGCACAACATAGTGGGATGTTGAACAACTCCAGTATTAATGATCTCAGCTATATTCCATCCTCTAATCAAGGATCGTTACCTTTTCATAATTACTCAAAAATGGACATTTTGGATAACTCATACAGTATTTCAGTGACAGCACATGAAAACTCTGAAAACTCTTCATCAAGCAAAACAGCTATACACCAGTATAATTTGAGAAATGATTCAGTCTTGTCATCAGTGGGGAGAAACACAAATCCAGATTTCCATCAGACATCTCCATCAAAGATTTGTCAAACTTATTTCCCATTAAACACTAAAGATACTTTTGAATCTTTAAAAAACCAATGTGAAGTTgacacagaaattttaaaaacagtacAAAATATTGACACACAGAATCCTCATGCTAATATAAATCAAGACTTAGAGAATGTAGCTGAGAAATCAGATTGGGAGGATGTCTCATCTGCTGATTCGTTTGCAATGCCTAAAATCACATCTGTGTTCTCACTACAGAGTGAACAGGCATCTGATTTTTTGTCACCTGAAGAAAACCAGTTATTACAGGATGTATTGAATGAAAAATCAAGTGTGAAAAAAGACTCTGATATGACCCCAAATAAAGGAATACAATTTCACGATGAGCCacttttgaaaaatgagggaaagaacAACATAACTGAATATTTTAAAGGTTCAGAAGGTCCATGCACTTTACCCATTTCATCTAATAATGTGGGTATTGGTGTACATACAAAAGATCTCAGTGCCAGCAACTGTACAACATATACAGAATTAGATtgtgggaaagaaaaacaagtacTGTCAACACCAAATGATTTGGGAGACTTTGAGAAAATACCCAGAATTGCTGGTGTTGGCACGTTAGTTAAAACCCACTTTGATACAATAACAACTCAGCAGCTTGTGAAAGACAAAATGCAAGCTACTCCAGAAAATTCTAACGGCCTAGGTTCTTTTCATGTTCTGAGCCCGCCAATAAATTCTGAACcgaaaaaaacaattttagttCAGTCATCTCCTAAAGGGTTTATTTTACCTTTGCATCTTGCTAGCAAATCTGGATTGCAACTTGTTTCAGGAAGAAGTCTTTCATCAACTAATCCACCAGGTATTTATATGACTCAAGGTGTACCATCATCTCTCATTTTAAACAAGAAACCTGGAATGATTTTAAGGTTAAGTAATGGAGTGCTTGGAAGTGTTGCCAACATCACAGGTGAGAGTTCTCAAGTTTTTGGTGGAGCTGCAGCTAAGGAGCATGACAAACCACCTTCTGTAAGGGCAGAATTGAAAAAGGCTAGTCCAACAAGCATAATTTGCCCCTCTACATTTGATAGTAGGCCTGAAATGACAGTTAATTCAGAAAATAATGTGCCATTTAAAGGATCATATATTATTAGAAACCCAGCAGAGTCTTCAGTGAATAGAATTTCTTCTCAAAATATACTGTCTGGATGTCAAGGCACTAAATCACATACTTTGGGTTCAGTAAAACAACCAAATGAAGCTCAACAGAAACAATCTCTTTATGCATTGTTGCCTGATGGCCGACAGGCAGTTCTCTTAAGATGTGTTACTCCCAATAAGTCGCAAATAGGGCCATCTGATTTATTACAGAGTAGCGTTTATGATCATCAAAATCATCAACCAAAGAAAACTGGAGCAACACAGCAAAAAATACTGCTGAAAATTATTAAGAACCCTGCTTTTGATaacagtcagtcagcaaacagtCCTAAGTCCTCATTACAGTTAGATACCATACAGTCTCATCAAACTTCCATAGCAAAGGAGAAACAACCAGTCTCTTCTAGTGATGCCTTACTCTTAACAGATAGATTGATGCCAGCAAATGCAACTATTGCAACCTCTACAGCAATACACCCCGTACCTCCTCAAGGGACAGTATGTACCACCAACCATCCAGAGACACAGCTATTAAGGTGTCAAACAGATTGTTCATTCGGGAGTGGCCTCAGTAATAGAAAGTCTACCAGAAGAcagatttcaaaaataaaaactcatgCAAGACATAAAGTTTCTGAACCTATGGTTACATATAAAAACAGGAACTTTGGACCAAAATGGAGAGGGAATTTCCAGGAATGGCCTAGAAAAAAAGTAATGTTGCATaggaagagtaaaagaaaaactaaacctGAAGGTTTTCGTGACACATTTGACCTTTACAGACCAAGGTTTCCTAAATATAGAGTTAGGACTTTGAGActtttccctttcagttctacACAGCTTGTAAAATGCCCTAGAAGAAATCAGCCTGTTGTGGTTTTAAACCATCCTGATGCAGATGCTCCAGAAGTGGTAAATGTAATGAAAACTATTGCTAAGTTTAAAGGGCATGTACTCAAGGTTTCGTTGTCAAAAAGAACAATTCAGGCACTTCTGGAACCAGCATATTGTAACATTTCTAAAGCAATTACTGACAACTTTTCTGCCAAGAGGCATAAAGTACTTAAACCTGTGAAAGAAAGATTTGTATTAAAATTAACGCTTAAAAAGACAAGCAAAAATAATTATCAGATTGTGAAAACTACCTCTGATAATACTCTGAAGGCAAAGTTTAACTGCTGGTATTGTGGTAGAGTTTTTGACAATCAGGATGCTTGGGTGGGTCATGGACAGCGACATTTAATGGAAGCTACTCGGGATTGGCATATGTTAGAATAA